The following nucleotide sequence is from Ensifer adhaerens.
TTTCAGCTTGTCCAATATGTTGTAGGTGGTGCCCTCGTCGGAGGAAAGCCGGATGCGGCGCTCCGCGGTTCGGTCGCAAAGCATGTGGTAGAAGATCGAATTCTGCCAGTTCAGCAGCGCCTCGCCCGTGGTCGTCGAGCCGTATTGGATGACCTCCGGCGTGATCTCGCTTTCGTCGTTCCACTGGAACGCGCGCCCCTCGAATTCGGGATGCAACGTGTCGATCAACCCGAGCGCGCGGGCAAGGTCGAGACCGGCTGCCCGACATTGCTCGCAGAAGCCGGCAAACAGCTCCGGCTCGTCCAGTCCCTTCAGGCCCTGTTCTGAAAGCCAGAGCACGATATCGCGTAGCTGTTGGTCGTTCATGGCGCATCCCGCTCGGCCGAGGTCGACTGCCTGATGATGTGGTGCATCATCCATAGCCGAACCAGGGCTCAGAGCGAAAGATGCAGTTTGCCCGTTTCGCTCTCCGCCGGCACGGCGCAACAGATCAGCGCTTCGCCTTCGCCGACCGGGAAGGAGGGCTGCGAGGGGTAGGTCACCCTGCCCTCCAGCACTGGCGTCCGACAGGTGCCGCAACTGCCGTTGCGGCAGCCGTATTCCGGCTTCAGGCCACGCGCCTCCGCCAGATCAAGCAGCGTGCCTTCGCCCGGTTGCCAGCGCGCCTCCTTGCTCGACTTGGCAAAGACGACGTGAACCGGGGCGTTCGCCGCCGGTACCATCACCGGGCCAGAACCGCCGTCCGGTCGCCGGGTCAGCGACGACAGCCCGAAGGCCTCCGCATGGATGCGGGCATCGGCGATGTTGAGCGCCCGCAAGCCGTCATAGAGCGACTGGGTGAAGGCGGCCGGGCCGCAGAGATAGAAATCGTAGTCGTCGAAGGGCAGGGTGGCCTTGAGATGGGTGAGGTCGATGCGACCGGCAATGTCATAGTCCTGGCTTTCGATGGCCGTTGCCGGCTGGCTCAGCGCCCGCACCAGACGAATATTGCCCTCGCCTTCCGCGACCAGGTCGGCGATCTCCCGATCGAAGGCGCGCTCTTCCGGCGAGCGGGCGGCCTGAAAGATCCAGGTCGGGCGCGTGCGCCGCTTGCGGCGGCTTTCGGCGACAATGTGCTTGAGCATGGCAAGGATCGGCGTGATGCCGACGCCGGCGCCGATCAGCACGGCGGGCCGCCGCTCGGTTCCATCGATCGTGAAGCTGCCGGCAGGCGCCCGCGCCTCGATCCGGTCTCCAGGCTTCAGTCCGTGCAAGTGCCGGGAAGCCACGCCGTCCTTCTTGACGCTGATGCGGTAGAGACCATCCGTCGGTGCCGAGGACAGCGTATAGCTCCTGACGAGCGGTCTTTCGCCGTCTCCGACGTTGATGCGGATCGGCAGGTGCTGGCCGGCCTGATGGGCCATGAGCCCGACGCCATCGTCCGGCGCGAGGTAGAGTGAGCGGATCGTCGTGCTCTCGTCCTCAACGCGGGCAATCCGGAACGGGCGCCACGCATCGGCAAGGGCCGCGGCCTCAAGCCGGACCTTCGCCTGATCCCAGTCGCCGGTGGAATTGAGACTGGGAGACCAGCCGCCCTCCTCGAAGGCCCAGCGAAGCGGCAGGCCGTCCTCGCGATAAATGACCTTCTCCGGCCGGAAGCGCCACAGGCGTTCGGCGCCCTGAAATGCCGCGACCTCCGGAGAAGACAGGATCACCTCGGCGCTGCCGGTCATCTGCAGCATGTCGCCGGTCGCAAAATCGACGAACAGCAGTCCTGCGCGCGGGTTGACCATGAAATTGCCGAGCGTGTTGAAGAACAGGTTTCCGGAGAAGTCCGGAATCGTCAGCACGCCGTCCTCGCCGATCTGTACGAAACCCGCCTTGCCGCCGCGATGCGAGACGTCGACCTGGCGCTCGCCGCTGTCGCGATCGACGTAGGACGCGACGAAGAAGGTGTCGGCCTTGGCGATGATGGCCCGGGCGCGGGCGTCGAGCACGCGACCATGCACCGGGCGCACCGAGGCCGGCTGGTGCGGGTCGCGAACGAAGGCGAACTGGCGAAGCTGGATATATTGCGGGCAGTTGCCGAAGCTCTGCCGGACGCGGAGCGTGAAGCCGTCGTCGGCATCGCGCCGGATCGCGCCGTTCAACCGGTTCCTGCGCCGGGTTTCGAGCTGGATGCCGAGCATGCCGATGGAGTGCGCGTCCTCCATGCCGGCATCGGCCGGATCATCCCTGTCACGCGGCAACCGTATATCGAGATTCCAGGCGTCCGGCGCCTGCATGAAGCCGGGGGCTGCCGCGCGCATCGTCGCCCAGACATCGCCGCTCGCGTCGACGGCTCCGAACATGGCGAAGGGCAGCATCGGGAAGAATTGCTGGTGCTGCTCCGGCATGAAGCTGCGCACGAAATTGCGCCCGGTCGCATCCATGCGCTCGGCGACGCCGAGGCTGCGCTGGATGGCGAGTTCGCCTTCGTGCCACGGCGAATCCGGCTTTTTCTGCTGTGCGTTGTCCGGCATGGTCGGGTGTCCCGGTTGGAAGGGGGCCGGGGCAGCGCTGCCGCCCCGGGGAGCTTGGATCAGGCGGCGAGGCCGACGGCGGTCTTCTCAAAGCCGACGAAGCCGGGCAGGCGCTCGATGCGCGAAAGCCAGGCACGAACATGGGCGTAGTCGGAAAGGTCGACATTGCCTTCCGGTGCTGCCGACACGTAGCTGTAGAGGGCGACGTCGGCGATGGTCGGCCTTGCGCCCACGAGGAAGTCGTGGCCGGCAAGCTCCGCATCGATCTGTGCAAGCACCCGGTGGGCCCTGGAGATAGCCCCTTCTGCATCCAGATTGGCGCCGAAGACCGTGACGAGACGCGCGGCTGCCGGACCAAAGGCGATGTCGCCAGCGGCAACCGAGAGCCATTTCTGCACCTTCGCCGCCGAGGCCGGATCTTCCGGCAGCCAGTCGATGCGGCCGAGCTTCTTGGCGAGGTAGACGAGGATGGCGTTGCTGTCGGCGATGACCGTGCCTTCGTCGTCGAGCACCGGAACCTGACCGAAGGGATTGAGCGCGAGGAATTCCGGCGCCTTGTGTGCCCGCGCCTTGAGGTCGACGTCGATCAGCTCGTGCGGCACGCCGAGCAGCGACAGGAAAAGCTGCGCCCTGTGCGAGTGGCCGGAGAGCGGATGGCGGTAGAGTTTCATGGGAGATGTCCTCGAAGAGCTTGAGAACCGTCACGGCCCTCCGGCGGTTCGGAATGAACCACCTTCGAGATCAATCTATGACTTTCCAATTTTCGGCAGTAGAATGCGATTTCGATAGTCTGATTTCCGAATTATGGAAGGATAAAAGTGGACCGTCTCGACGCCATGGGGGTTCTGATCGCCGTCATCGAAAACGGCAGCCTGTCGGCAGCCTCCCGGCACCTCAAGGTGCCGTTGGCCACGATCAGCCGGAAGGTTTCCGAGCTTGAAACGCATCTGGGCGCGCAACTCATCACCAGGACCAACCGCAGGATCCAGTTGACCGAGGCGGGCCGCGTCTATGTCGAGGCTGCCAAGGAGATCCTTGCCCGCGTCGAAGAGGCGGAACGGGTGGCAGCCGGCGAATACAGCACGATCAAGGGCGATCTGACGGTCTCTGCGCCCATCGTCTTCGGACGCCTGCATGTGCTTCCCGTCGTGGTCGATTTCCTCAAGGCCCATCCCGAGGTCGATATGCGGCTCGCCTTGGGCGACCGGTTCGCCAATCTCGTCGACGATCACATCGACGTGGCGCTGAGGATCGGCAACCTGCCCGACAGCAATCTCGTGGCGACGAAGATCGGCACGGTGCGCCGGGTGGTCTATGCAAGCCCCGATTATGTCGCGCGGCATGGCGTGCTCCGGCACCCGAGCGAACTTGCCGATCACGATTGCATCACCTTCGAAAACGTCACGGCCGCCCATGTCTGGCGTTTCCTCGACGGCGGGCGCGAGCTGGCCGCGCCGATCCGGTCGCGGCTTATCGTCAATACGGCGGAATCCGCCGTCGACGCGGCGATATCCGGTCTTGGATTGACGCGGGTGCTTTCCTATCAGGTGGCGCGCCAAGTGGCGGACGGCCTGCTCGTGCCGCTGCTGGAAGACTTTGAGCACCCGGCGCTGCCGGTCCAGCTCGTCTATCTTCCGCAGGGGCTGGTGCCGATGAAGCTCCGGGCCTTCGTCGACTTCGCCGCCCCGCGGCT
It contains:
- a CDS encoding pyridoxamine 5'-phosphate oxidase family protein, giving the protein MPDNAQQKKPDSPWHEGELAIQRSLGVAERMDATGRNFVRSFMPEQHQQFFPMLPFAMFGAVDASGDVWATMRAAAPGFMQAPDAWNLDIRLPRDRDDPADAGMEDAHSIGMLGIQLETRRRNRLNGAIRRDADDGFTLRVRQSFGNCPQYIQLRQFAFVRDPHQPASVRPVHGRVLDARARAIIAKADTFFVASYVDRDSGERQVDVSHRGGKAGFVQIGEDGVLTIPDFSGNLFFNTLGNFMVNPRAGLLFVDFATGDMLQMTGSAEVILSSPEVAAFQGAERLWRFRPEKVIYREDGLPLRWAFEEGGWSPSLNSTGDWDQAKVRLEAAALADAWRPFRIARVEDESTTIRSLYLAPDDGVGLMAHQAGQHLPIRINVGDGERPLVRSYTLSSAPTDGLYRISVKKDGVASRHLHGLKPGDRIEARAPAGSFTIDGTERRPAVLIGAGVGITPILAMLKHIVAESRRKRRTRPTWIFQAARSPEERAFDREIADLVAEGEGNIRLVRALSQPATAIESQDYDIAGRIDLTHLKATLPFDDYDFYLCGPAAFTQSLYDGLRALNIADARIHAEAFGLSSLTRRPDGGSGPVMVPAANAPVHVVFAKSSKEARWQPGEGTLLDLAEARGLKPEYGCRNGSCGTCRTPVLEGRVTYPSQPSFPVGEGEALICCAVPAESETGKLHLSL
- a CDS encoding glutathione S-transferase family protein; protein product: MKLYRHPLSGHSHRAQLFLSLLGVPHELIDVDLKARAHKAPEFLALNPFGQVPVLDDEGTVIADSNAILVYLAKKLGRIDWLPEDPASAAKVQKWLSVAAGDIAFGPAAARLVTVFGANLDAEGAISRAHRVLAQIDAELAGHDFLVGARPTIADVALYSYVSAAPEGNVDLSDYAHVRAWLSRIERLPGFVGFEKTAVGLAA
- a CDS encoding LysR family transcriptional regulator; this encodes MDRLDAMGVLIAVIENGSLSAASRHLKVPLATISRKVSELETHLGAQLITRTNRRIQLTEAGRVYVEAAKEILARVEEAERVAAGEYSTIKGDLTVSAPIVFGRLHVLPVVVDFLKAHPEVDMRLALGDRFANLVDDHIDVALRIGNLPDSNLVATKIGTVRRVVYASPDYVARHGVLRHPSELADHDCITFENVTAAHVWRFLDGGRELAAPIRSRLIVNTAESAVDAAISGLGLTRVLSYQVARQVADGLLVPLLEDFEHPALPVQLVYLPQGLVPMKLRAFVDFAAPRLRAVLR